Proteins encoded together in one Gallus gallus isolate bGalGal1 chromosome 18, bGalGal1.mat.broiler.GRCg7b, whole genome shotgun sequence window:
- the NOL11 gene encoding nucleolar protein 11 produces the protein MAALCEAFTLCGLGPAGGVGLGSGLLALEPGADPDHVLLTDRGRTTTLFKVSDQKPLGCWSVKHGQIITCPVVCNFETHEYIAVHDNKVLRIWKDEDVNLDKVFKATLSAEVYRIHSLPHAEPLVLFKGGGVRTLDVLLEAPQQEIENVISDEVIKWSEAFLESRQPVLIFVTEKDGDFFVYVQKPKMRSLHKYKLEQQELCNPLSFTAYIKKQIITLLCLYSSDSVYKVLIPLQQSSEEEEQTLSKSLLLNLSISGSVLKGTSFVVLDKDHVAVLGSLAASGEESKECLTIWNTKFQTLQASKELPLGTSGQLWCYGEKFFFTHGKVLTVVIYKCETSSLAAAVGKLKDSQTSDLSSFVNWNTLGDEELLVSLQSQQSVALKSESKMTLRSKKSTVANIQPDTSTVGQFLLSIKDASTAAVEDQLRQLLSKAQMPDFQAAIGCIISALINRCKTDPKFYPRNFLVQMIQKGELSYSLCPDLMAVALEKKDVHLLQICLQRFPDIPEEITYACLKVFLSISDDYLERTDVNLESVISYIDIEPNNKEVKTEVVENGFSTELEEDGCDVTGMKETHMMDSVEFCPVGPQKAALLNAVLHSAYSETFLLPHLKDLPAQQAVLFLRYLHYLYVKCSEKINTTLPGILSPTISQIMDWMCLLLDAHFTVMVMLPEAKGLLSSMHRFVRAQVRLYSELNKIEGSLQELQRIKCQKHSQAYSIEVLELI, from the exons ATGGCGGCCCTGTGCGAGGCCTTCACGCTGTGCGGTTTGGGGCCCGCCGGCGGCGTCGGCCTCGGTAGCGGCCTCCTGGCGCTGGAGCCGGGCGCTGACCCCGACCACGTCCTGCTCACCGACCGCGGCAGGACGACCACGCTTTTTAAG GTTTCAGATCAGAAGCCACTGGGCTGTTGGTCAGTTAAACATGGGCAGATTATCACGTGTCCAGTTGTATGCAACTTTGAAACCCATGAATATATAGCTGTTCATGATAACAAG GTTTTAAGAATATGGAAGGATGAAGATGTTAACTTGGACAAAGTATTTAAAGCAACA CTTTCAGCTGAGGTCTACAGAATACATTCACTGCCTCACGCGGAACCGTTGGTATTATTCAAAGGAGGGGGTGTTCGAACTTTAGATGTTCTTTTGGAAGCTCCACAACaagaaattgaaaatgttaTCTCAGATGAAGTTATCAA gTGGAGTGAAGCATTTCTGGAAAGTCGGCAACCTGTCTTAATTTTcgttacagagaaa GATGGGGATTTTTTTGTCTACGTACAGAAACCTAAGATGAGGAGTCTACACAAATATAAGCTTGAACAACAGGAATTATGTAATCCACTGAGTTTCACAGcttatataaaaaaacaaataatcacACTTCTGTGTTTAT ACTCCAGTGACTCTGTATATAAGGTTCTGATACCTCTACAGCAAAGTAGTGAAGAGGAAGAGCAAACTTTATCCAAATCACTGCTACTAAACCTTTCAATATCTGGAAGTGTTCTAAAAGGAacttcttttgttgttcttgatAAAGACCATGTTGCAGTACTAGGAAGTCTAGCAGCATCTGGTGAAGAATCCAAAG aGTGCCTAACAATATGGAATACAAAATTTCAGACCTTACAAGCTTCAAAGGAACTGCCCCTGGGAACCAGTGGACAA CTGTGGTGTTATGGGGAAAAATTTTTCTTCACTCATGGAAAAGTGCTAACAGTAGTTATTTACAAGTGTGAAACTTCATCcttggcagctgctgtgggaaagctgaaggACAGTCAAACCTCTG ATCTTTCTTCATTTGTAAACTGGAATACCCTTGGAGATGAAGAGCTCCTGGTTTCCTTACAGTCACAGCAGTCCGTAGCTCTAAAATCTGAATCCAAAATGACG ttAAGATCAAAAAAGAGCACAGTTGCGAACATACAGCCAGATACCTCCACAGTTGGGCAGTTCTTACTAAGTATAAAA gaTGCTTCCACAGCTGCAGTTGAAGATCAATTGAGACAACTGTTGTCAAAAGCACAGATGCCAGATTTCCAGGCCGCCATTGGATGTATAATAAGTGCTCTGATAAACAGGTGTAAAACAGATCCAAAGTTCTACCCTCGAAACTTCCTGGTACAGATGATCCAAAAAGGAGAGTTATCTTACAG TTTGTGTCCAGACTTAATGGCTGTTGCTTTAGAGAAAAAAGATGTACATCTCTTACAAATCTGCTTACAACGGTTTCCAGATATTCCTGAAGAAATTACTTACGCTTGCTTGAAAGTGTTTTTAAG CATTAGTGATGACTATCTGGAAAGAACAGATGTGAATCTAGAATCTGTAATCTCTTACATTGATATTGAACCAAACAATAAAGAAGTTAAGACTGAAGTTGTAGAAAATGGTTTCAGTACTGAACTGGAAGAAGACGGTTGTGATGTTACAGGCATGAAGGAAACCCATATGATGGACAGTGTTGAATTCTGCCCTGTTGGACCTCAAAAGGCAGCATTATT aaatgctgttcttCATTCAGCTTAcagtgaaacatttcttttgccTCATCTAAAAGACCTACCAGCTCAGCAAGCTGTT CTGTTTCTCAGGTATTTACACTACCTGTATGtgaaatgcagtgaaaaaataaatacaactcTTCCTGGAATACTCTCTCCAACTATAAGTCAG attatgGATTGGATGTGCCTATTACTTGATGCTCACTTCACAGTTATGGTGATGCTACCAGAAGCAAAAGGATTGCTTTCAAGCATGCATAGGTTTGTGAGAGCCCAA GTACGACTCTACTCTGAACTTAACAAAATCGAAGGAAGTTTGCAAGAACTGCAAAGAATTAAATGCCAGAAACACTCTCAGGCATATTCTATTGAAGTGCTGGAACTTATTTGA